One region of Primulina tabacum isolate GXHZ01 chromosome 1, ASM2559414v2, whole genome shotgun sequence genomic DNA includes:
- the LOC142514270 gene encoding NAC domain-containing protein 66-like produces MSISVNGQSQVPPGFRFHPTEEELLQYYLRKKIAQDKIDLDVIQDVDLNKLEPWDIQEKCKIGSTPQSDWYFFSHKDKKYPTGTRTNRATAAGFWKATGRDKVIYSNSSRIGTRKTLVFYKGRAPNGQKSDWIMHEYRLDDNISSSVTTSCHKNHTEYVCIDEVLQEESWVICRVFKKKNHCHKASTRRRMLNNAAINVSPCDCDDEENLEKMLLPYQFNPRNQVVPNDNMMNLNRRFMKLPSRGYISSEEEIVDQSQGSINYDSYSEILESSGLQDWAALEKQAHDQLSCFTNQDHDPGLLLTTFVNNYNYSNNNHGHNTDQLMPQLNKQQTTVLPYPTANQLDSQNDCYLWRDHGLFHLSS; encoded by the exons ATGAGCATCAGCGTTAATGGACAATCTCAAGTCCCACCAGGTTTCAGATTTCATCCCACAGAAGAGGAGCTTTTACAGTATTACTTGAGGAAGAAGATTGCGCAAGACAAGATTGATTTGGATGTCATCCAGGATGTCGATCTTAACAAGCTTGAGCCCTGGGATATACAAG AAAAGTGTAAAATTGGATCCACTCCTCAGAGTGACTGGTACTTCTTCAGTCATAAAGACAAAAAGTACCCAACAGGCACACGCACGAATCGTGCCACGGCTGCTGGATTCTGGAAGGCTACTGGCCGTGACAAAGTAATCTATAGCAACTCGAGCCGAATTGGGACGAGGAAGACTCTTGTTTTCTACAAGGGTCGTGCCCCTAATGGTCAGAAGTCCGATTGGATCATGCATGAATATAGACTCGATGACAACATtagttcctcggtcactaccagtTGTCATAAAAATCATACGGAATAT GTGTGCATCGATGAGGTGCTGCAAGAAGAAAGCTGGGTGATTTGTCGAGTGTTTAAGAAGAAAAATCACTGCCACAAGGCGTCAACTAGGAGGCGTATGCTTAACAATGCAGCAATAAATGTTTCACCATGTGACTGCGACGATgaagaaaatttagaaaaaatgCTCCTGCCTTACCAATTTAACCCAAGAAATCAAGTGGTGCCCAATGATAATATGATGAATTTAAATCGACGATTCATGAAACTACCAAGCAGGGGATATATTTCCAGTGAAGAAGAAATTGTGGATCAGTCTCAGGGATCTATTAACTATGATAGTTACTCAGAAATATTAGAAAGCAGTGGGCTTCAGGATTGGGCAGCTCTTGAGAAACAGGCACATGATCAGCTATCGTGTTTCACAAATCAAGATCATGATCCCGGATTGTTATTGACTACATTcgttaataattataattatagtaATAATAACCATGGTCATAATACTGATCAATTAATGCCTCAACTAAACAAGCAACAGACAACTGTACTACCGTACCCTACTGCCAATCAGCTGGATTCTCAAAATGACTGCTATCTGTGGAGAGATCATGGGCTCTTTCACTTGTCTTCTTAG